Proteins found in one Anaerobacillus alkaliphilus genomic segment:
- the fliW gene encoding flagellar assembly protein FliW, whose protein sequence is MKIETKYLGEVEIQEETILHFESGIPSFLEEKQFVVLPFDETTPFLILQSVKTPELGFVVVSPFEFFPDYQVKLTDSTVDSLEIEKEADVLIYTILTVKEPFTNTTVNLQGPVIINTKINKAKQISLNDVNYHTKHLLMLQAVGKEG, encoded by the coding sequence ATGAAAATTGAGACAAAATATTTAGGGGAAGTAGAAATACAGGAAGAAACCATTCTTCATTTTGAGAGTGGTATACCGAGTTTTTTAGAGGAAAAGCAATTCGTAGTGCTACCCTTTGATGAAACAACACCTTTTCTAATTTTACAGTCAGTGAAAACACCAGAACTTGGTTTTGTTGTTGTTTCACCTTTTGAGTTTTTTCCGGACTATCAAGTAAAGCTAACCGACTCGACGGTTGATTCACTAGAAATAGAAAAAGAGGCTGACGTATTAATTTACACTATCTTAACTGTAAAAGAGCCGTTTACAAATACAACGGTGAATCTTCAAGGACCTGTTATTATCAATACTAAAATTAATAAAGCAAAACAAATTTCCTTAAATGATGTGAACTATCATACTAAACACTTATTAATGCTACAAGCTGTTGGTAAGGAGGGGTAA
- a CDS encoding flagellin: MIINNNLNAMNAHRQMGMNINSAGNSMEKLSSGLRINRAGDDAAGLSISEKMRAQVRGLDQASRNAQDGISLIQTAEGALNETHAILQRMRELTVQAANDTNVSADRTAINDELTQLVAEIDRISTSTTFNEQKLLNGSFSGKNLQIGADQSVNMTVSISNMGASALSVNALSVGTHTAAGSAIALVDAAIKTVSSERSKLGANQNRLEHTIKNLDNASENIQASESRIRDVDMAKEMMEFTRSNILNQASQAMLAQANQQPQAVLQLLR, translated from the coding sequence ATGATTATCAATAATAACTTAAATGCAATGAATGCTCACCGTCAAATGGGAATGAACATTAATTCAGCTGGAAATTCAATGGAGAAGCTATCTTCAGGTCTTCGTATTAACCGTGCTGGTGACGATGCAGCTGGTCTTTCAATCTCTGAAAAAATGCGTGCTCAAGTACGTGGGTTGGATCAAGCATCTCGTAACGCACAAGATGGAATTTCACTAATTCAAACAGCTGAGGGTGCATTAAATGAAACACATGCTATCCTACAACGTATGCGCGAATTAACAGTTCAAGCTGCCAACGATACTAATGTATCAGCTGACAGAACAGCGATTAATGATGAGTTAACTCAATTAGTAGCGGAAATTGATCGTATTTCTACTTCAACTACATTCAATGAACAAAAACTTTTAAATGGTAGCTTTAGTGGAAAGAATTTACAAATTGGTGCTGATCAGTCAGTGAACATGACGGTATCAATCTCTAATATGGGAGCTAGCGCTCTTTCTGTAAATGCACTTTCAGTAGGTACACATACTGCTGCTGGATCTGCGATTGCATTAGTTGATGCGGCGATTAAAACTGTATCTTCAGAGCGTTCGAAGTTAGGGGCTAATCAAAATCGCTTAGAGCATACAATCAAAAACCTTGATAATGCTTCTGAAAATATTCAAGCATCTGAATCACGTATCCGTGACGTAGATATGGCGAAAGAAATGATGGAATTTACACGTTCTAACATTCTTAATCAAGCATCACAAGCAATGCTTGCACAAGCTAACCAACAGCCTCAAGCTGTGCTTCAATTATTAAGATAA
- a CDS encoding motility associated factor glycosyltransferase family protein, with amino-acid sequence MLDVNLEAMTKYYPDLKVRITKHLANVNDFTRVQSKFGGYTLQNKSGLFVHSSYNPQREAGSFVESFSLNNEDTILIFGLGLGYYLPILRQKFQDKKLIVIEPSLEIFNEALQVQDFTEYLKDELIVFLVDLPPYIVGTIVDSFINENKIKSLYIKQLSFHNRMFAEYIRDVKDNLSKQILSKRGNIGTEIVFSQTWLYNTIKNLKYLGTNPSVGHLKNIFSGKPVIIVSAGPSLEKNVHLLKGAYNKSLIIAVGSSINILEKNGVIPHFIVGVDGSAPEARIFEKVKSTKPIFIYSNIVHHRALDVYKGKQFWMNIACEYPFYNKFYSDVPVFRAGPSVANITLDLVYWLNPSAVILVGQDLAYTGNYRYAKGNIHGDDPEMMAELEVEDTNEFIVVKDIHGDEIYTKSDLLLMKNWFEDYVGFFNKDEGIYNCTEGGTPIKGIPNISLNYALQKYCTREYNMDDLLKKGYNISSDINLEKFNQFILDTTTDLNICKKLSKKRIDKTYKLFNAKDKKNFSRKYREIELLTEELESNNSYKELIIHTGNQYITTITTGVHNKINTIEDIQEKRNVLLEGLIKQYLYIHKSIETADAALREVD; translated from the coding sequence ATGTTAGATGTTAATCTAGAGGCTATGACTAAATATTACCCAGATTTAAAGGTTAGGATTACTAAGCATTTGGCTAATGTAAACGATTTTACACGTGTGCAAAGTAAATTCGGTGGTTATACTTTACAAAATAAATCTGGATTGTTTGTCCATAGTAGTTATAACCCACAACGTGAAGCTGGAAGTTTCGTTGAATCATTTTCATTGAATAACGAAGATACAATACTGATATTTGGATTGGGACTTGGCTATTATCTACCAATCCTCAGACAGAAGTTTCAAGACAAAAAGTTAATTGTCATTGAACCTTCTTTAGAGATATTTAACGAGGCCTTGCAAGTACAAGACTTTACGGAATATCTTAAGGATGAGCTTATCGTTTTTTTAGTGGACTTACCACCATACATTGTAGGTACAATAGTAGATAGTTTTATAAACGAAAATAAGATAAAGAGCCTATATATAAAACAATTATCATTTCATAATAGAATGTTTGCTGAGTACATTAGGGATGTTAAAGATAATTTATCTAAACAGATATTAAGTAAAAGAGGAAATATTGGTACTGAGATAGTTTTTTCACAAACGTGGCTCTATAATACTATTAAAAATTTAAAGTATTTAGGCACTAACCCTTCCGTAGGACATTTAAAGAATATTTTTAGCGGAAAGCCAGTAATTATTGTTTCTGCTGGTCCATCATTAGAGAAAAATGTACATCTATTAAAAGGTGCTTACAACAAATCCTTAATTATAGCAGTAGGTTCTTCAATTAATATCCTAGAGAAAAACGGCGTGATACCTCACTTCATTGTTGGTGTTGATGGTAGTGCACCTGAGGCTCGCATATTTGAAAAAGTTAAAAGTACTAAACCTATTTTTATATATAGTAATATAGTTCACCATAGAGCGTTGGATGTCTATAAAGGAAAGCAATTTTGGATGAATATCGCATGTGAATATCCGTTTTATAATAAGTTTTACTCTGATGTTCCTGTTTTTAGAGCTGGTCCTTCTGTAGCCAATATTACGCTTGATCTTGTTTATTGGCTTAACCCATCTGCTGTGATACTAGTTGGTCAAGATCTAGCCTACACCGGAAATTATAGGTATGCTAAAGGCAATATCCACGGTGATGATCCAGAAATGATGGCTGAACTAGAAGTAGAAGATACTAATGAATTTATAGTGGTAAAAGACATTCATGGTGATGAAATTTATACGAAGAGTGACCTTCTTTTAATGAAGAATTGGTTTGAAGACTATGTTGGTTTCTTTAACAAGGATGAAGGGATTTACAACTGTACAGAAGGTGGAACCCCGATAAAAGGTATACCTAACATCTCTCTTAATTATGCGTTACAGAAATACTGTACTAGAGAATATAATATGGATGATTTGTTAAAAAAAGGATATAACATTTCTTCAGACATAAACCTGGAAAAATTTAACCAATTTATTTTAGACACAACTACAGACCTGAATATATGTAAGAAATTATCGAAAAAAAGGATAGATAAGACTTATAAATTATTTAATGCTAAAGATAAAAAGAATTTCTCTAGAAAGTATAGAGAAATTGAACTATTAACAGAAGAATTGGAAAGTAATAATTCGTATAAAGAATTAATTATCCATACAGGTAATCAATATATTACTACAATAACTACTGGTGTCCATAATAAAATAAATACTATTGAAGATATTCAGGAAAAGCGAAATGTGCTGTTGGAAGGTTTAATAAAACAGTATTTGTATATTCATAAGTCAATAGAAACTGCAGACGCTGCTCTTAGAGAAGTGGATTAA
- a CDS encoding motility associated factor glycosyltransferase family protein, with translation MLLDLNKKLLKEHMPETFNTFKQLFGHGGDGERYEILPTKTGLPTVKLKQNDKTIFIHSQYNPMNEASVFAEANYKSDIRTYIVYGLGLLYHIEALLNIDSSIKVYIIESNEDIIHAALNNIDLSSIAANKNVSIIYNSNPYQFVREINSLLKIKNSKLVLHLPSVQVIPEIYREIRYLFEEYRIRSNSINRTSDLMTSNFSENINNFHGSFEELGINYKGLPYFIVSAGPSLDKNKRELINVKGKSIILAVGTAVKPLLQVGVLPDLIVITDPEELVCNQLEGIEIDIPIIVLSTCNKNILKNYKGTKFVAFQTGFPLAEEFARKKGYKTISTGGSVATAALDIAINLNANPIIFVGQDLAFTDEKSHAKDTYFFQEIQNRKSLRPIKDINNQVVYTSKNLYSYLRWIENRIAQEKDIEFFDATEGGAKISGTKITSLDEFIKVNF, from the coding sequence ATGTTATTAGATTTAAATAAAAAATTATTAAAAGAGCACATGCCCGAAACGTTTAATACCTTTAAACAACTATTTGGTCATGGTGGTGATGGAGAAAGGTATGAAATTCTCCCAACAAAAACTGGTTTACCAACAGTTAAACTAAAACAAAACGATAAAACTATCTTTATCCATAGTCAATATAACCCAATGAATGAAGCAAGTGTCTTTGCGGAAGCAAACTATAAATCCGATATTCGTACTTATATAGTATATGGACTAGGGTTGCTTTATCATATAGAGGCACTTTTAAATATAGATAGCAGCATTAAAGTATACATCATAGAAAGCAATGAAGACATTATTCATGCAGCACTTAACAATATTGATTTAAGTAGCATTGCGGCAAATAAAAATGTAAGTATTATATATAATAGCAATCCGTATCAATTCGTACGTGAAATAAATAGTCTGTTAAAAATTAAAAACTCAAAGCTAGTCCTACACCTGCCTTCTGTACAGGTTATACCAGAGATATACAGAGAAATTCGATACTTGTTCGAGGAGTATAGAATAAGGTCAAATTCTATCAATAGAACGTCTGACTTAATGACATCCAACTTTAGTGAAAATATTAACAACTTTCATGGTAGTTTTGAAGAACTAGGTATTAATTATAAGGGCCTTCCATATTTTATAGTGTCTGCTGGACCGTCATTAGACAAAAACAAAAGAGAACTTATCAATGTTAAAGGAAAATCAATAATACTAGCTGTAGGTACTGCGGTAAAGCCATTACTTCAGGTTGGAGTCTTGCCAGACCTAATTGTCATCACTGATCCTGAAGAATTGGTTTGTAATCAGCTAGAAGGTATTGAAATAGACATTCCAATAATTGTGCTTTCTACTTGTAACAAGAATATCTTGAAAAATTATAAAGGAACCAAATTTGTTGCATTTCAGACAGGCTTCCCATTAGCTGAAGAGTTTGCTAGAAAAAAGGGATATAAAACTATTTCCACAGGTGGTTCAGTTGCGACAGCGGCACTCGATATTGCAATAAATTTAAACGCTAATCCAATTATCTTTGTTGGACAAGATTTAGCCTTTACTGATGAAAAATCACATGCGAAAGATACCTATTTTTTTCAAGAAATACAGAATAGAAAATCATTAAGGCCAATTAAGGATATAAATAATCAAGTTGTTTATACTAGTAAAAATTTATATTCCTACTTAAGATGGATAGAGAATAGGATTGCTCAAGAGAAGGATATCGAATTTTTTGATGCAACTGAAGGTGGAGCCAAAATAAGTGGGACAAAAATTACAAGCCTAGATGAATTTATCAAAGTGAACTTTTAA
- a CDS encoding DUF6470 family protein codes for MQLPSIQIRSTNAQIGVQSQRPHLHISRGHADITIRQEHAAIDIQTTPARLTINQREAFASANLKHVYRLNEEFAAKGRSNAAQVTAKYAREGDQMMRIENGSGGDIFAHLAKIDSILFTEKQATIAQMPRPFSVKTNYQPANLNIRFSGGNVTTNANPRETEISHRKWQTDVYLKQKQSISFQAVGINVNQQL; via the coding sequence TTGCAATTACCATCAATTCAAATCCGTTCAACAAACGCTCAAATTGGTGTGCAGTCACAGCGCCCCCATCTTCATATTAGTCGAGGACATGCAGATATTACGATAAGGCAGGAGCATGCAGCAATTGACATTCAAACAACGCCAGCCAGGCTAACAATTAACCAACGGGAAGCCTTTGCTTCTGCTAACCTTAAGCACGTCTACCGTTTGAATGAAGAATTTGCTGCAAAGGGAAGAAGTAATGCTGCTCAGGTAACCGCTAAGTATGCCAGAGAAGGCGATCAAATGATGCGAATCGAAAACGGCAGCGGTGGCGATATCTTTGCGCACCTGGCCAAGATAGACAGCATTCTCTTCACAGAAAAACAAGCAACTATCGCGCAAATGCCAAGGCCTTTTTCTGTGAAAACTAACTATCAGCCAGCGAATTTAAACATCAGGTTCTCTGGTGGGAATGTCACGACAAACGCTAATCCGAGGGAAACAGAGATCAGCCACCGCAAATGGCAGACCGACGTTTATCTCAAGCAAAAGCAGAGTATTTCCTTTCAGGCAGTAGGTATTAACGTTAATCAACAATTGTAG
- the csrA gene encoding carbon storage regulator CsrA, with product MLVLSRKKDQSIMIGDNIEITVLAVEGDQIKLGINAPRSVEIQRKEIYLAIQEENSKASVAAVDLLKQLTGSFKK from the coding sequence ATGCTTGTTCTTTCAAGGAAAAAGGATCAATCAATTATGATTGGAGATAATATCGAGATTACCGTACTAGCAGTTGAGGGAGATCAAATTAAGCTTGGAATAAATGCACCACGATCTGTTGAAATTCAGAGAAAAGAGATCTACTTAGCGATACAAGAAGAAAATAGCAAGGCATCAGTAGCTGCTGTTGACTTATTAAAGCAGTTGACAGGGAGCTTTAAGAAATAG
- a CDS encoding N-acetyl sugar amidotransferase, giving the protein MITYCKRCVMPSSKPDLKLDESGVCSACRSFEGRKEINWEDRYQELLNILERYRSKDGSNWDCIVPVSGGKDSTYQVIRLLELGMNPLCVNATTCDLSDIGKRNIENIKKLGVDFVEMSPNPIVRAKLNKIGLTHVGDISWPEHVGIFTMPVRAAVQFNIPLIIWGENSQNEYGGPATASESNVLNRRWLEEFGGLLGLRVSDLVGLEEIEQKHLIPYNYPTDEELSNVGVTGLFLGYFMPWDGYTNALISQANGFETYNKIVEGSIVNYENLDNYQTGIHDYFKYLKFGFGRATDIACLHVRRGRLTREDALSLVRKHDGKFPWTYLGKPINEILEPLDMTIEEFINICDRFTNKKLFLTDRNGNLVKDKDGNLTKVKFDN; this is encoded by the coding sequence ATGATAACATATTGTAAACGTTGTGTAATGCCTAGTTCTAAACCTGATTTAAAGCTCGATGAAAGTGGAGTATGCAGCGCTTGTCGAAGCTTTGAAGGTAGAAAAGAGATTAACTGGGAAGATAGATATCAGGAATTACTAAATATTCTTGAACGATATCGCTCAAAGGATGGATCAAATTGGGATTGCATAGTACCTGTTAGTGGAGGGAAAGACAGCACTTACCAAGTTATAAGACTCCTTGAGTTAGGCATGAATCCATTATGTGTAAATGCTACAACTTGTGATTTAAGTGATATCGGGAAGAGAAATATTGAAAACATAAAGAAACTGGGGGTTGACTTTGTAGAGATGTCGCCAAACCCTATAGTTAGAGCAAAATTAAACAAAATTGGCTTAACTCATGTTGGAGATATTTCATGGCCAGAGCATGTAGGTATCTTTACAATGCCTGTTCGTGCTGCTGTTCAATTTAATATACCTCTTATTATCTGGGGGGAAAATTCTCAAAATGAATACGGTGGACCAGCAACTGCTAGTGAAAGCAATGTATTAAATAGAAGATGGTTAGAGGAATTTGGTGGATTATTAGGGTTACGTGTATCTGATTTAGTTGGACTTGAAGAAATAGAGCAGAAACATTTAATTCCTTATAATTATCCAACCGATGAAGAACTAAGTAATGTAGGAGTAACGGGACTATTTCTAGGATACTTTATGCCTTGGGATGGTTATACAAATGCTTTAATTTCGCAAGCAAATGGTTTTGAGACCTATAATAAGATAGTAGAAGGTTCTATTGTAAATTATGAGAACTTAGATAATTACCAGACTGGAATTCATGATTATTTTAAATACTTGAAATTTGGCTTTGGTAGAGCAACAGATATTGCATGTCTGCATGTACGTAGAGGAAGACTTACACGGGAAGATGCATTATCCCTGGTACGTAAACATGATGGAAAGTTCCCATGGACTTATCTTGGCAAACCTATTAACGAAATACTTGAGCCTCTAGATATGACAATTGAAGAGTTTATAAATATATGTGATCGTTTTACAAATAAAAAGTTGTTTTTAACTGATAGGAATGGCAATCTAGTAAAAGATAAAGACGGTAATCTAACTAAAGTGAAGTTTGATAACTAA
- a CDS encoding pseudaminic acid biosynthesis-associated methylase translates to MEYKTEQELFWASSFGNDYILRNQDLKVLASSMSLFTKILNGTSKVSSFLELGCNIGINLKALKHLNPEAELSGVEINSEAVEELKKWGGAKVYHNSILEYKVDYKRDFVFTRGVLIHINPDYLNLVYELMYESSNKYICIAEYYNPSPVEIDYRGNSEKLFKRDFAGEMMNKYPDLNLVNYGFVYHKDNNFPQDDITWFLLSKN, encoded by the coding sequence GTGGAATATAAAACTGAGCAGGAATTATTCTGGGCAAGCTCGTTTGGTAATGACTATATACTTCGTAACCAAGATTTGAAGGTCTTGGCGAGTAGTATGTCACTGTTCACAAAAATACTAAATGGTACTTCGAAAGTAAGTTCTTTTCTTGAACTTGGCTGTAACATAGGTATAAATCTAAAAGCTCTCAAACATTTAAATCCTGAAGCAGAGTTATCAGGAGTGGAGATAAACTCAGAAGCTGTTGAGGAATTGAAAAAGTGGGGAGGAGCAAAGGTATACCATAATTCCATACTTGAATATAAAGTTGACTATAAAAGAGATTTTGTTTTTACTAGAGGTGTGTTAATTCATATAAATCCTGATTATCTAAATTTGGTATATGAGCTAATGTATGAGTCGAGTAATAAGTATATTTGTATTGCTGAATATTATAACCCTTCACCTGTAGAAATTGATTATAGGGGTAATAGTGAAAAGCTCTTCAAAAGAGATTTTGCTGGAGAAATGATGAATAAGTATCCTGATTTAAATTTAGTAAATTATGGTTTTGTTTATCATAAGGATAATAATTTCCCTCAAGATGATATAACGTGGTTTCTATTATCCAAAAATTAA